Proteins encoded by one window of Catharus ustulatus isolate bCatUst1 chromosome Z, bCatUst1.pri.v2, whole genome shotgun sequence:
- the RNF170 gene encoding E3 ubiquitin-protein ligase RNF170 isoform X3: MSCPVCLQQATFPIETNCGHLFCGSCIIAYWRYGSWLGAIRCPICRQTVTLFLPLFGEDQQGAAQVFQDVNDYNRRFSGQPRSIMERIMDLPTLLRHAFREMFSVGGLFWMFRIRIFLCLIGALLYLASPLDFLPEALFGILGFLDDFFVIFLLLIYISIMYREVVTQRLNR; the protein is encoded by the exons ATGTCGTGTCCAGTCTGTTTGCAACAGGCTACATTTCCTATAGAGACAAACTGTGGTCATCTCTTCTGTG GTTCCTGCATTATTGCCTACTGGAGGTATGGCTCATGGCTGGGTGCCATCCGCTGTCCAATCTGCAGACAGACG GTAACACTCTTCTTGCCACTCTTTGGTGAAGATCAGCAGGGTGCAGCCCAAGTGTTTCAAGATGTTAACGATTACAATCGAAGATTCTCAGGACAGCCCAGATCA ATTATGGAAAGAATTATGGATCTCCCCACTTTATTGCGACATGCTTTCAGGGAGATGTTTTCTGTAGGGGGCCTCTTCTGGATGTTTCGTATCAGAATATTCCTCTGCTTGATTGGAGCCTTGCTGTACCTGGCTTCACCTCTGGATTTTCTTCCAGAAGCTCTGTTTGGAATTCTGGGGTTCTTGGATgatttctttgtaatttttcttctgctgataTATATCTCTATCATGTACAGAGAAGTGGTAACACAGCGTCTAAATAGGTGA
- the RNF170 gene encoding E3 ubiquitin-protein ligase RNF170 isoform X2 — protein sequence MASHQAEVQSLKLDNDSVIEGVSDQVLVAVVLSFTFIAALVYTLLRNEHQNIHPENQELVRALRQQLQTDQDASAGDRHRFYTDMSCPVCLQQATFPIETNCGHLFCGSCIIAYWRYGSWLGAIRCPICRQTVTLFLPLFGEDQQGAAQVFQDVNDYNRRFSGQPRSIMERIMDLPTLLRHAFREMFSVGGLFWMFRIRIFLCLIGALLYLASPLDFLPEALFGILGFLDDFFVIFLLLIYISIMYREVVTQRLNR from the exons ATGGCCAGTCACCAAGCAGAAGTTCAGAGTTTGAAGCTAGATAATGATTCAGTTATAGAAGGAGTAAGTGACCAGGTACTGGTGGCAGTTGTGCTCAGTTTCACTTTCATTGCTGCTCTGGTATATACGCTTTTAAG AAATGAACATCAGAACATACATCCAGAAAATCAAGAGCTAGTGCGAGCTCTTCGTCAGCAGCTTCAAACTGACCAG GATGCTTCTGCTGGTGATCGGCATCGCTTCTATACAGATATGTCGTGTCCAGTCTGTTTGCAACAGGCTACATTTCCTATAGAGACAAACTGTGGTCATCTCTTCTGTG GTTCCTGCATTATTGCCTACTGGAGGTATGGCTCATGGCTGGGTGCCATCCGCTGTCCAATCTGCAGACAGACG GTAACACTCTTCTTGCCACTCTTTGGTGAAGATCAGCAGGGTGCAGCCCAAGTGTTTCAAGATGTTAACGATTACAATCGAAGATTCTCAGGACAGCCCAGATCA ATTATGGAAAGAATTATGGATCTCCCCACTTTATTGCGACATGCTTTCAGGGAGATGTTTTCTGTAGGGGGCCTCTTCTGGATGTTTCGTATCAGAATATTCCTCTGCTTGATTGGAGCCTTGCTGTACCTGGCTTCACCTCTGGATTTTCTTCCAGAAGCTCTGTTTGGAATTCTGGGGTTCTTGGATgatttctttgtaatttttcttctgctgataTATATCTCTATCATGTACAGAGAAGTGGTAACACAGCGTCTAAATAGGTGA
- the RNF170 gene encoding E3 ubiquitin-protein ligase RNF170 isoform X1, with protein MASHQAEVQSLKLDNDSVIEGVSDQVLVAVVLSFTFIAALVYTLLRNEHQNIHPENQELVRALRQQLQTDQQDASAGDRHRFYTDMSCPVCLQQATFPIETNCGHLFCGSCIIAYWRYGSWLGAIRCPICRQTVTLFLPLFGEDQQGAAQVFQDVNDYNRRFSGQPRSIMERIMDLPTLLRHAFREMFSVGGLFWMFRIRIFLCLIGALLYLASPLDFLPEALFGILGFLDDFFVIFLLLIYISIMYREVVTQRLNR; from the exons ATGGCCAGTCACCAAGCAGAAGTTCAGAGTTTGAAGCTAGATAATGATTCAGTTATAGAAGGAGTAAGTGACCAGGTACTGGTGGCAGTTGTGCTCAGTTTCACTTTCATTGCTGCTCTGGTATATACGCTTTTAAG AAATGAACATCAGAACATACATCCAGAAAATCAAGAGCTAGTGCGAGCTCTTCGTCAGCAGCTTCAAACTGACCAG CAGGATGCTTCTGCTGGTGATCGGCATCGCTTCTATACAGATATGTCGTGTCCAGTCTGTTTGCAACAGGCTACATTTCCTATAGAGACAAACTGTGGTCATCTCTTCTGTG GTTCCTGCATTATTGCCTACTGGAGGTATGGCTCATGGCTGGGTGCCATCCGCTGTCCAATCTGCAGACAGACG GTAACACTCTTCTTGCCACTCTTTGGTGAAGATCAGCAGGGTGCAGCCCAAGTGTTTCAAGATGTTAACGATTACAATCGAAGATTCTCAGGACAGCCCAGATCA ATTATGGAAAGAATTATGGATCTCCCCACTTTATTGCGACATGCTTTCAGGGAGATGTTTTCTGTAGGGGGCCTCTTCTGGATGTTTCGTATCAGAATATTCCTCTGCTTGATTGGAGCCTTGCTGTACCTGGCTTCACCTCTGGATTTTCTTCCAGAAGCTCTGTTTGGAATTCTGGGGTTCTTGGATgatttctttgtaatttttcttctgctgataTATATCTCTATCATGTACAGAGAAGTGGTAACACAGCGTCTAAATAGGTGA